In a single window of the Acidobacteriota bacterium genome:
- a CDS encoding response regulator transcription factor codes for MSNETFPTAVTPQPTADTIIKVAVVEDHREYREYLTALLAGTEGFHCTGSFRSMEEALQKIGFDLPAVALVDIGLPGMNGVEGIRLLKAKYPELLLLTLTIHDDDERVFDALCAGASGYLLKKTPPARLLESLKEAIAGGAPMSPEVARRVIALFRDIRPPERADYQLTPHELRLLKLFVDGHNYKTAAAELKVTPSTINFHLQNIYQKLQVHSKTEAVAKALRHRLI; via the coding sequence ATGTCGAACGAAACATTCCCAACAGCGGTAACGCCACAGCCCACTGCCGACACGATCATCAAGGTGGCAGTGGTCGAAGATCACCGCGAGTACCGCGAGTACCTGACTGCGCTGCTCGCCGGCACCGAAGGCTTCCACTGCACAGGTAGTTTTCGTTCGATGGAAGAGGCGCTGCAAAAGATCGGCTTCGATCTGCCAGCGGTGGCATTAGTAGACATCGGCCTGCCGGGGATGAACGGCGTCGAAGGCATACGCCTGCTGAAAGCGAAATACCCCGAATTATTGCTGCTCACGCTTACAATCCACGATGACGACGAACGAGTCTTCGACGCGCTATGCGCGGGCGCTTCCGGCTACCTGCTCAAAAAGACGCCGCCAGCGCGTCTGCTGGAAAGCTTAAAGGAAGCCATTGCCGGAGGCGCGCCAATGTCGCCCGAAGTCGCACGACGCGTGATTGCGTTGTTCCGTGACATTCGCCCACCCGAACGCGCCGATTACCAACTGACACCGCACGAGTTGCGTCTGCTCAAGCTCTTTGTAGACGGTCACAATTACAAGACCGCCGCCGCCGAACTCAAAGTCACGCCGAGCACGATCAATTTCCATTTACAGAACATCTATCAAAAGCTCCAAGTCCATTCGAAGACCGAAGCCGTCGCCAAAGCCCTTCGCCATCGGCTGATTTAA